CGTTCTATTTACTTTTGGACAAGGAGGGTGtaaatgaaaatgttacttttttgtCAATATATACCATATTTTGCATATTcagttaagagagagagagagagagagagagagagagagagatgcgaCTAGAGTAACAATTTAAATTGAATAGTATTGTACATTTATGTAGTGTGTATTATTAAAGTGATTTCTAGTTCcagaataaaagctttgtatttatttaaagaagacttcttttttgaatttataattTGCAGCAGTATCTCCGGCATCACGATATTGTTCAAAATTGTCTAACAGGGAAAAccatataaaattaaaacatcagaaacgcattgtctgatcaacacaatctcatcgtaacaTCAAGATATCGTTGTCATCTGGCACTCAAACATATATTCTCACAAATACATTTAAGCTCATttctttaaacattaaataaaataggGGCCGCAACAAAAATCCTGTCAAGGTCTCCACTTACTGAAATCCAGCAGCGCTCGAATGTAGAGTCCAGGACACTAATATGATAGTCACACACGAGGCAGAGCTAGTTTAACATACCTGTGGCCAGTCCCAATCGAATTCTCCCTCTGTGCAATTCTCTGGAACGGTTTTATAGAGGACTGGCTTGTTGTGAATAGTCTGGTTGGTCCTATTATCAAAACCAAAagaaagtttagcagcaaaaCAAGATGCAACATAAATGAATACATTGATTTTATTACATCTACCGATTAAATGAACGTAACAACTATGCAGCTATTTTCGACTATATTAGTTCGACTTAATTCGACAATCTTAGTTCAACTATCTTAGTTCGAGTATCTTAGTTCGACTATCTTAGTTCGACTATGTTAGTTGTAGTCACAGAAAATTATTTACCTTTCCTTTAAAACAACAACCGATACACTAAAAGGATCAACCCCCTAaccataactttaaaaaaatcctataAAAACGGCACAAACATGTATTTATACATAGATCGTAACGTTTGCTCTAAGTAAAATCGTCAATAGTAACCACATAATGCGTTTGTTGTTCGCACAGCAATCACTAACTGATATATTTGTGGATGGGCTTACCTGACTGACCCCATATTGGTCAGTCGACATCTATCAGCCGAAAATACGACATCAACTGTAATAAAGACAATTAGTATGCCCCCGAAAAAGCGATAGTTGAACATCATTCTCTTGGATAGGCTACTAATGAATATCTCGGATGGACGTTCCAGTTTAATAAAAGTTGGCATGAACTTTTGTGTGTTATAATGAAACTTAAGGCCTactttttctagaaatttagatttaaaaaaaaaaccttatctTAATTTGCAAAGTGAAgtcattttcttgtcttttgccttaaatGTGGATCTTTTTCGGACGGGGAGATCGTAAGAACACACtgccgttttttgtttttcaattttctgCTATCTTACCATTTGTTGGCGCACATACCCCGCGGGTTAcacaattttaacaaaaaaacgGATGGCAGCTGTGTGAGGTTTACACAATTTATTTTACTAATAAACATAGCATAACGGAATCTATGGACATACCGGTGGGTCTTTATACCTCCTAGAGTTCGCTGTGTGGTGAAATGTACGTTGGAAAGCTTTATGAATAGCTCAGTATAAACCTCTAGAAAACTAATAGCAAAGATGCGTCAGAGAATCTTTATTATACCAATGTGGAAATGTAAAGACTACGATGCATGCAATACATCTGCAATCCATCGCCAGTCTCACTAATGTCTCACTTTAGTTTGTGAAGCCATTGAAACTTTTATTCTATTCACTGTCTTCTTCCACTGCAGCAGCAGCTGGTTATAAATGAGCTCTTCATATGCGGGTGCCTGttttaccattttgtttttactcaTTTTGTAGTTTGTGCGGGGTATGTGCAAGTGCAGGTTATATGAGGGATATGCAGGAAAATCCGGTAATTGGGTCTTCTGCGAATGCTataaatcagtgatgcccaacctaattcgacccactggcgggggcgatcgccccccccccgactCGGCTGACCCCCCCGCCCCCCaaaggggggggcggacgaattttagtatagaattcacacaatttgtatacgaatttattatgttaataatatataatatttatttatatttcaacctatttttaaattatttcgcccccccccctctagtatgttggccgatttggtggggtcgggagggggcgatgatatcaatcccgcccccccccccacccatacactttcgagtggggggggcggtccaatttatttgtagaaatcacagcttgctaacagaaacaattatatatatatatatatatatatatatatatgattaaaacttgttattaatattttaaccgatctttatattatgtcgttccctgtttgtcgaggggggggggaatacctctactgcctaaaccctttgagtgggcgggggcggtcctacttttatggagaaatcatagtttgtgaacaaaattaattcaatttatatataaattttatattatgtcaatccccttctggtatcttagccgatttGGTGGAGTTGGGGGAGagtgattgcatgtactgccctcccactctagccctctgagtgggggggcggtcctatttttatggagaatcatagtttgtgaacaaaattagttgagtcgccccacccctattctttaatgccaaatgcaatctttagcagaaattattaaaggagcgaggattaaccgttttcactctaccgcccctctcATTTCCAGAcatagtttatgtaatttcacatgaatttatcataattattttaagaaagttagaattcaaacgaaatttttagtataagagtcatgattgagaagTTCTACTAACTCAAATAATACAGaacatagtcgccttttcccaacctttactcaatctgaaatttttctagttaaataaatttgggactataactcacaatttatactttaattttattgaatattatttatcgaataattcttttttcggcggcgaacctcaaagccaaatctaaatatgtggggtatcttatcttcccaaggaacaaatcggttttatttgcaatgtattaagggcctataaattcatattagaatatttttcaagtacaacattattcgaaaggtccttttttaatagtatgaaaaatgagctttaggtcaggagaatgcgtttcttctatgaagtatgcaagaaaaggtttttggcgtcggaactccactgatgaataatgagctgtagttgtcaggagaatgcgtttctgcagtgaagaaaacgcttttgacgAACTCCAtcgataaataatgagctgtatatgtcaggagaatgcgtttctgcagtgaagaatgcaaaaaaaaaaaccgcttttggcgacggggcttcgccccgaactccattgataaataatgagctgtagatgtcaggagaatgggtttctgctttgaagaatgcaagaaaaggcttttggcgtcggggcttagcccctaattctttttatgaataatgagctgtagatgtcaggagaatgcgtttctgcattgaagaatgaaagaaaacgcttttggcgtcggggcttcgccccaaattcttttttgaataatgagctgtatatgtcaggagaatgcgtgtCTTcattgaaaaaagcaagaaaacgcttttggcgtcggggctttgccccgaaaccCACTATGGAACCTTATaacgctgccccagttgttttgtttttctccgaaggttgagaaatgctgcgctttttttctcatatatatatatatgctgtacgcacgtttatgcatagggttagggtttactgggcgttagggttagggtttggaaaaaaatcgccccccccccactccaaagttctggatccgctagtgattcGACCAGAGGGCCGtttttatttccgacactcgtgtcgcgggccacatgaacaaaAAGTAGGCGATATTGACCTGAAACCCGTAGATCCTGTGcgtcattaattaatgggatatttgaaatgtatcttttttttcccgAGTCAGaagatggcttcatttctctacttaaaatatcagcaacattgtagctagctttacaacGGAGtcattttgtttggtaaatATCCTCCTATTTTTAGGCTtattttaacaatcttttattcgcggctcaaaccaagaatgccgtcatatttgtttcataatgtcgtttatatgttgtttttttttaaacagccacactttctttataaaacaaatatgttgaggGCCCAAGGCCCCTAACGTAAGTAaagataaatttttaattttttttttggaaaaaggggggattttcaacactttgtgccgacatttcggcgggccggatggactcacgtcgcgggccggatctggcccgcgggccgtactttggccATCACTGCTATAAATACTTAAGCATCTCTTAgagtttttctattttgtttgctCTTACATAGACCCATTTCACCTGTCAGTATAATTTTACAAGATCATTGAATCTTTACACGTTTCAGAAGTCCTGTCTAAATATAACATCGACCCgaaaagataaaaaacaacaacattttttagcggccccgaaagggtaaaagacgctattagttttgtctggcctgtctgtccgtccgtctgtcccgtttagatctcgtaaactagaaaagatagtgaaaatccgacagcacagtattttagaccattcaaagttctgatgcaacggctccttttttcttttctgaaagcgaaaaatctaatttcttAATCCCTTATGTAagaagttttttcataaaaatacaccacttttacaactatttaatattaatagtaacaaacacttgacACTCTCTGTTGGGGGACACAGCTATTTACCattttatgtaaaacatttatgcaaacggttgtagattttttgtcaaaaaaatatttttttgtattgttgtattgttaagttatgtaagttctgatATATTatgtactatatttacacacaaaaaaaatgtttattatttttttaaagagaaaaaatctatttagtatgcatataggtcagacataatttaaagcaacaattaattaaacaattaagtagtttttcatattatcgcgtggaTTGTAGCACAAACCAGCCGCCATTGAACAcctaaccaaagaaaaaaaaatttttttgatttaacagaaatgttttattcttgaggaataagagattaaccctttacaaaacaattagataaattggatattcattataagacatcagttaggccaggttcacatctaacttcacattcactttcacctatcctttggtctgctggaccgctggggcaccacacaagatctgttaacctttttttctacataattttcagtcatttgtctttgatataatttcattctgataatattgaaacctgcctttttacctgcctgggtggaccacttcgggggccgattttcagtttgtgtttccacacaaactgtctttgtaaccttgcttatataaatattttgcatCCCTATGGTATAACTCCTTCGTGAGCTCCATCTCTTTTCCTATGAACTCGTCGTTGGCTATGTATGAAATCAAGTCTTCATTTTGAAAAGCCGACCGCACACAGGAGGCATTAGTAGGTCGGGTCTGCTGCAGTGTTGGCTGAATTCgctctaagttttttttttattgatcttcTTTCTTTGCTGATGGCTGTCCTCTTTGTCTCATAGCTCTAAATACTTAAAGTCACAGTCCAGGCCTTGAGGATCGACCAATCACTGGCATCTCTCATCATGGGTGTTGattcaacatttttttgaaCGAGCTCTTGAGTATCTTTATATCTCTTTATATCTCTTTATATCTCTTTATATCTCTTTATATCTCTTTATATCTCTTTATATCTCTTTATATCTCTTGGTTTGAGCCATGACCATTCGTTTTAGATGGCCCGAACACTGACCagcaacgtcacaacatgtgggccGGTTTAGCAGTTTAGATCGATGGcgtgttgccacgtcacaggcctGTACGACGTGGGAACTAGCTATTGGTCACCACAACCCACATGTTGTGAAGTCGTATGTCAGCGGTGAGACCTTCTTTACACAAATGGTTTCGGTTGAGTCCCTTTGGAAAATCTTTCATAATTAACACATTTCGAGAATATTGTTCTTAAGCGttatccatattttttttttactttaaactctGTGTCATAGACCATTCTATGGTATCATGTGTTGCTATTCTGATAATAGAAGAATGCTCGACATCTCATGTGTTGCAGTATCTTCTTCTGTGTCTGAAGAATAGTTTAGtgactttttaaattcatatcATACGCCGCATTTCTTACAATTAGACAAGTTAAAcaacatttttgttatttcttttttcaagtAAACGGATTCGCGGACATA
This genomic stretch from Biomphalaria glabrata chromosome 4, xgBioGlab47.1, whole genome shotgun sequence harbors:
- the LOC106065653 gene encoding uncharacterized protein LOC106065653, whose product is MPTFIKLERPSEIFISSLSKRMMFNYRFFGGILIVFITVDVVFSADRCRLTNMGSVRTNQTIHNKPVLYKTVPENCTEGEFDWDWPQGYIYLSSTLGRPHSLCVQTTEFGAVMLGGVSDVTGGKDVPLALPTQDHPACSIATSGKAELLISAFSTQIYWTTFGYRVNLL